From a region of the Nitrospira sp. genome:
- a CDS encoding MFS transporter, whose translation MTTSAGSEAQPRSHPLRALLLAQFCSAFNDNAWKLMVALLAIRQIAVTVGQTGPAFEAASQTQATIAFVVFTLPLMLFSLVAGVFSDRLSKRTVIIAMKVVEVLLMGAGAVVLWNNPTGGTALLVVLGAMGVHSAILSPAKYGILPELVPYERLSIGNGLLKLWTFVAIIAGTSSGGVLLQYSQTAPWQAGLILTVVAAIGAAAAYAIPPVPPARTEGGVRMTLAVAWSTMRADRLLSLAIGINVIFWTIASLFGQDMLIYAKSRLALSDALSGLPMAVLAIGIGLGAVLAGRLSGSKIETGLIPPGAIGLALGLFVLGLIPPSLTWTLVLMGMLGIASGFINVPINALIQWRAPADRRGAVIALGNTFVFGGILAGSLGAGLLSQLGLSASEILLACSIFALIGALLVIWLLPDSVVRFVVALLPRIVYRLTVIGLDHVPRQGGALLVPNHVSFIDGFLLIASLDRPVRFVVDERYAGHPLFKPFMNRLRVIPISSSGNPRLILRTLRDAGRALDDGELVCIFPEGQITRTGTLLPFRRGFERIMKGQTVPIIPVHLDRVWGSIFSFNHGRFLWKVPEQLPYPVTVSFGSPLPPSTSAHELREKIRELGEAAWQLRKPSRRPLHREFIRSMRRYPFRLAMADHNRPHVSSLQALIGSIVLARTLRPYWKDQQRVGVLLPPTVATALVNVAAPLCGKTVVNLNYTVGKSGLEAAVELAGLRTLVTSRTFVEKAKLELPDGPSVIWLEDLAKTIGAGQKALAALLALFAPCRLIERACGQTTPLTPDSMATIIFSSGSTGEPKGVMLSHFNIDANSQGATQVLHFYQGERVLGILPFFHSFGYMVFWFVMSNNAAMIFHPSPLDVAAIGEIIRRHRITFIVTTPTFLQLYSRRCTPEQFSSVRVILTGAEKLSARLAEAVEDRFGIGPIEGYGVTECAPVIAVNCPDFRAAGYYQPASRRGTVGQPLPGVSLRIVDPDSYTPLPHGSPGMLLVKGPNVMKGYLGREDLTTQAMRDGWYITGDIASLDEDGFLTITDRLSRFSKIGGEMVPHGKVEEALQHAAGADTQVFAVTGLPDEKKGERLAVLHTLDDDLIPGILAKVSASGLPNLFIPSRSQFVKVDALPVLGTGKLDLRGVKRIATERLRGQDA comes from the coding sequence ATGACCACCTCGGCTGGTTCTGAAGCTCAACCTCGTTCACATCCACTCCGCGCCTTGCTCCTTGCCCAGTTTTGCAGTGCGTTCAATGACAATGCCTGGAAGTTGATGGTCGCCCTCCTCGCAATCCGTCAAATCGCGGTCACTGTCGGGCAGACCGGGCCCGCATTCGAAGCGGCGTCTCAAACCCAGGCGACTATCGCCTTCGTGGTCTTCACCCTGCCGCTCATGCTGTTCTCTCTGGTTGCGGGCGTATTCTCGGACCGGTTGAGCAAGCGCACCGTCATCATCGCGATGAAGGTCGTTGAAGTGCTGTTGATGGGAGCCGGAGCTGTTGTGCTCTGGAACAACCCCACCGGCGGCACGGCTCTCCTGGTCGTGCTCGGAGCCATGGGTGTTCACAGCGCAATTCTCAGTCCTGCAAAGTACGGAATCCTGCCGGAACTGGTCCCGTACGAACGGCTCTCGATCGGGAACGGGCTGCTGAAGCTCTGGACGTTTGTGGCCATCATTGCGGGCACATCATCCGGCGGTGTTCTGCTTCAGTACTCCCAAACTGCTCCTTGGCAAGCCGGTCTCATCTTAACCGTTGTCGCAGCCATCGGAGCGGCAGCTGCCTATGCAATACCTCCTGTTCCCCCTGCCAGAACCGAGGGCGGCGTGCGTATGACGCTGGCCGTAGCCTGGTCGACCATGCGAGCAGACCGCCTGCTGAGCCTTGCGATCGGAATCAACGTTATCTTCTGGACTATTGCAAGCCTGTTTGGACAAGACATGCTGATCTACGCCAAGAGCCGACTGGCGCTTTCGGACGCGCTCTCGGGTCTCCCAATGGCGGTGCTTGCAATTGGAATCGGGCTCGGCGCGGTGCTGGCCGGACGACTTTCGGGTTCAAAAATTGAAACAGGCCTGATTCCACCAGGTGCGATCGGGCTGGCCTTGGGGCTGTTCGTCTTAGGACTCATCCCACCGAGCCTGACCTGGACGCTAGTGCTCATGGGCATGCTCGGCATCGCCAGCGGGTTCATCAACGTGCCGATCAATGCGCTGATTCAGTGGCGAGCCCCGGCCGACCGCCGGGGTGCCGTCATCGCTCTCGGCAACACCTTTGTATTCGGAGGCATCCTCGCCGGCTCTCTGGGCGCCGGTCTTCTGTCGCAGCTCGGCTTGTCAGCCAGTGAGATCCTGCTCGCCTGCAGCATCTTTGCACTGATCGGAGCCCTGCTCGTCATATGGTTGTTGCCGGACAGCGTGGTTCGATTCGTCGTGGCCCTCCTGCCCCGAATAGTGTACCGCCTCACCGTGATCGGACTGGACCACGTCCCCCGCCAAGGCGGGGCGTTGCTCGTTCCCAATCACGTCTCCTTTATCGACGGCTTCCTGCTGATTGCCAGCCTCGATCGTCCAGTGCGATTCGTGGTTGATGAACGATATGCCGGGCATCCGCTGTTCAAGCCCTTTATGAACAGGCTGAGGGTCATCCCGATTTCCTCATCAGGCAACCCCCGCCTGATTCTTCGTACCCTGCGTGATGCCGGACGGGCGCTCGATGACGGCGAACTTGTCTGTATCTTCCCTGAAGGTCAGATCACCCGTACGGGAACGCTCCTGCCGTTTCGACGGGGATTTGAACGAATCATGAAGGGCCAAACGGTTCCAATCATTCCCGTTCATCTGGATCGCGTGTGGGGCAGCATCTTCAGCTTCAATCACGGCCGCTTTCTCTGGAAAGTGCCCGAACAACTTCCGTATCCCGTCACCGTTTCGTTCGGCTCACCGCTGCCGCCGAGTACATCGGCGCACGAGTTACGCGAGAAGATCCGCGAACTCGGCGAAGCAGCCTGGCAGCTCAGGAAACCGAGCCGGCGGCCGCTGCATCGCGAATTTATCCGTTCGATGCGTCGCTATCCTTTCCGCCTGGCCATGGCCGATCACAATCGCCCCCACGTCTCATCCTTACAAGCGCTTATCGGATCAATCGTTCTTGCGCGGACGCTGCGGCCGTATTGGAAGGACCAACAACGGGTGGGTGTCCTGCTGCCACCCACGGTCGCCACGGCGCTGGTAAATGTCGCCGCGCCCCTCTGCGGCAAGACCGTCGTGAACCTGAACTACACGGTCGGGAAATCCGGTCTAGAGGCTGCCGTGGAACTTGCGGGTCTGCGCACTCTCGTCACGAGCCGCACCTTCGTTGAAAAGGCCAAACTCGAACTGCCGGATGGCCCGTCGGTGATCTGGCTGGAAGACCTGGCTAAGACGATCGGAGCCGGCCAGAAAGCGCTGGCTGCCCTGCTGGCTTTGTTCGCGCCCTGCCGTCTCATCGAACGCGCCTGCGGACAGACAACTCCGCTCACCCCCGACAGCATGGCCACGATCATCTTCAGCAGCGGCAGCACCGGTGAACCGAAAGGGGTCATGCTGTCGCACTTCAACATCGATGCCAACAGTCAAGGGGCCACGCAGGTACTCCATTTCTATCAGGGCGAACGGGTCCTCGGCATCCTGCCGTTCTTCCATTCATTCGGATACATGGTGTTCTGGTTCGTGATGTCCAATAATGCCGCGATGATCTTTCACCCTTCGCCCCTCGACGTGGCGGCAATCGGTGAGATCATTCGAAGGCATCGGATCACGTTTATCGTCACTACACCGACGTTCCTGCAACTCTACTCCCGCCGCTGCACGCCGGAACAGTTCAGCTCGGTGCGCGTCATCCTCACCGGGGCGGAAAAACTGTCGGCTCGGCTCGCCGAGGCCGTGGAGGATAGGTTCGGCATCGGCCCAATCGAAGGCTATGGCGTCACGGAGTGTGCTCCCGTCATCGCCGTCAACTGCCCGGACTTCCGAGCCGCCGGCTACTATCAACCGGCATCGCGCCGCGGCACGGTCGGCCAGCCGCTCCCCGGTGTATCACTCAGGATCGTCGATCCTGACAGCTACACTCCACTGCCACACGGCAGTCCCGGTATGTTGCTCGTGAAAGGCCCCAATGTGATGAAAGGCTACCTCGGGCGAGAAGATCTCACGACCCAGGCGATGCGGGACGGATGGTACATCACCGGGGATATCGCTTCCTTGGATGAAGATGGATTTTTGACGATCACCGACCGGCTTTCGCGTTTCTCAAAAATCGGAGGTGAGATGGTCCCGCATGGAAAAGTCGAAGAGGCCTTGCAACATGCAGCCGGAGCAGATACCCAAGTCTTCGCCGTGACCGGTCTTCCGGACGAGAAAAAGGGGGAGCGGCTGGCCGTGCTTCATACCCTTGACGACGACCTGATTCCGGGAATTCTGGCAAAGGTGTCGGCCAGCGGCCTTCCGAATCTGTTCATCCCCTCTCGGAGCCAGTTCGTCAAGGTCGATGCCTTGCCGGTGCTCGGCACCGGCAAGCTGGATCTGCGGGGCGTGAAGCGCATCGCGACGGAACGACTTCGAGGACAGGACGCATGA